In one Candidatus Deferrimicrobium sp. genomic region, the following are encoded:
- the atpG gene encoding ATP synthase F1 subunit gamma codes for MANLRAIRKRISSVKSTQQITRAMKMVSAAKLRRAQDGINAARPYARRMREVVQAVAARAGEDAHPLLAFREAKKLALLVVTSDRGLCGSFNSGLTRAVYRFLNEHRGKYEEITLFVVGRKGRDFFRRREIPIRKEHLGVLGSVSRRHAEMIANDLVGGFLAGEFDEVQVAFNEFRSAISQVVRFEKMFPIALESSGKTGGDDVDYLYEPSREEILAKLLPKYVEMMIFRILLESVAGEHGARMTAMDSATNNSVDMIARLTLQMNRARQATITTELIEIVSGAEALKG; via the coding sequence ATGGCGAATCTCCGCGCGATCCGGAAGCGGATCAGCAGCGTAAAAAGCACGCAGCAGATCACCCGGGCGATGAAGATGGTCTCCGCCGCGAAGCTGCGGCGCGCCCAGGACGGCATCAACGCCGCGCGGCCCTATGCCCGGAGGATGCGCGAGGTGGTCCAGGCGGTGGCCGCTCGGGCGGGAGAGGACGCCCACCCGCTGCTGGCGTTCCGGGAGGCGAAAAAGCTCGCCTTGCTGGTCGTCACCTCGGATCGCGGCCTCTGCGGAAGCTTCAACTCGGGGCTCACCCGCGCAGTGTACCGGTTCCTCAACGAACACCGCGGCAAGTACGAGGAGATCACCCTGTTCGTGGTCGGCCGCAAGGGGCGCGACTTCTTCCGGCGCCGCGAGATCCCGATCCGCAAGGAGCACCTCGGGGTCCTCGGGTCGGTCTCCCGCCGCCACGCGGAGATGATCGCGAACGACCTAGTCGGGGGTTTCCTCGCCGGGGAATTCGACGAGGTACAGGTCGCCTTCAACGAATTCCGGTCGGCCATCTCCCAGGTGGTCCGGTTCGAGAAGATGTTCCCCATCGCGCTGGAGTCGTCCGGGAAGACCGGCGGGGACGACGTCGACTACCTGTACGAGCCTTCCCGGGAGGAGATCCTGGCGAAGCTGCTCCCGAAGTACGTGGAGATGATGATCTTCCGCATCCTCCTCGAATCGGTGGCGGGAGAGCACGGCGCCCGGATGACGGCGATGGATTCGGCGACGAACAACTCCGTCGACATGATCGCCCGGCTTACGCTGCAGATGAACCGCGCACGGCAGGCAACGATCACCACCGAACTCATCGAGATCGTCAGCGGCGCCGAGGCGTTGAAAGGGTAA
- the atpD gene encoding F0F1 ATP synthase subunit beta: protein MNKGKIVQVIGPVVDVRFEAEQLPALYNAIRISNPSISDKEGNLVVEVAQHLGDNVVRCVAMDSTDGLVRGMDAIDTGDPIMIPVGPETLGRIMNVIGEPVDEGGAITTKIRYPIHRPTPSFDEQSTKVEILETGIKVVDLLAPYSKGGKVGLFGGAGVGKTVVIMELIHNIAIEHGGYSVFGGVGERTREGNDLWLEMKESKVLEKACLVYGQMNEPPGARARVGLSALTAAEYFRDEEGQDVLLFIDNIFRFTQAGSEVSALLGRIPSAVGYQPTLSTEMGNLQERITSTKKGSITSVQAIYVPADDLTDPAPATAFSHLDATTVLSRQIAELGIYPAVDPLDSTSRILSPLVLGEDHYAVARSVQKVLQKYKDLQDIIAILGMDELSEDDKILVARARKIQRFLSQPFFVAEQFTGIPGKYVRLEETVRSFKEIVDGKHDELPEQAFYMVGTIEEAIEKGKKLLATV, encoded by the coding sequence ATGAACAAGGGAAAAATCGTCCAGGTCATCGGGCCCGTGGTCGACGTCCGGTTCGAGGCCGAGCAGCTGCCGGCGCTCTACAACGCGATCCGGATCTCCAACCCGAGCATCAGCGACAAGGAGGGGAACCTCGTCGTCGAGGTCGCCCAGCACCTGGGCGACAACGTCGTCCGCTGCGTCGCGATGGACTCGACCGACGGCCTGGTCCGCGGCATGGATGCGATCGATACGGGCGATCCGATCATGATCCCCGTCGGTCCCGAGACGCTGGGCCGGATCATGAACGTGATCGGCGAGCCGGTCGACGAGGGCGGCGCGATCACGACCAAGATCCGCTACCCCATCCACCGCCCCACCCCCTCCTTCGACGAGCAGTCCACCAAGGTCGAGATCCTCGAGACGGGGATCAAGGTCGTCGACCTCCTCGCCCCCTACTCGAAGGGCGGAAAGGTCGGTCTGTTCGGCGGCGCCGGCGTGGGCAAGACCGTCGTCATCATGGAGCTCATCCACAACATCGCCATCGAGCATGGCGGCTACTCCGTGTTCGGCGGCGTCGGCGAGCGCACCCGCGAGGGAAACGATCTCTGGCTCGAGATGAAGGAGTCGAAGGTCCTCGAGAAGGCGTGCCTGGTGTACGGCCAGATGAACGAGCCGCCGGGCGCCCGCGCCCGCGTCGGGCTCTCCGCCTTGACCGCGGCGGAGTATTTCCGAGACGAGGAGGGGCAGGACGTCCTCCTTTTCATCGACAACATCTTCCGGTTCACCCAGGCGGGCTCCGAAGTGTCGGCCCTCCTGGGCCGCATCCCCTCGGCGGTCGGCTACCAGCCGACGCTGTCCACCGAGATGGGGAACCTGCAGGAACGGATCACCTCCACGAAGAAAGGCTCGATCACTTCGGTCCAGGCGATCTACGTCCCCGCCGACGACTTGACCGACCCGGCGCCGGCGACCGCTTTCTCGCACCTGGACGCCACTACCGTCCTTTCCCGCCAGATCGCCGAGCTCGGCATCTACCCCGCGGTGGATCCCCTCGACTCGACCTCGAGAATCCTCTCGCCGCTGGTACTCGGGGAGGATCACTACGCGGTCGCCCGCTCGGTGCAGAAGGTCCTCCAGAAGTACAAGGACCTGCAGGACATCATCGCGATCCTTGGGATGGACGAGCTCTCCGAGGACGACAAGATCCTGGTCGCCCGGGCGCGGAAGATCCAGCGGTTCCTGTCGCAGCCGTTCTTCGTCGCCGAGCAGTTCACCGGCATCCCGGGCAAGTACGTGCGCCTCGAGGAAACGGTCCGGTCGTTCAAGGAGATCGTGGACGGCAAGCACGACGAGCTGCCCGAGCAGGCCTTCTACATGGTCGGCACCATCGAAGAGGCGATCGAGAAGGGCAAGAAACTGCTGGCCACGGTGTAA
- a CDS encoding F0F1 ATP synthase subunit epsilon: MASTIRLELVTPERLVLSEEVDEVVLPGYEGEFGVLPGHTQYLAILNIGMLWYRKGSPKTRIALGGGFAEVNHDRVVVMADTAERADEIDVERAQRARDRAEARLKELSLDDETYAKAYAELQRALVRMATGAGE, translated from the coding sequence ATGGCATCGACGATCCGCCTGGAACTGGTCACGCCCGAACGCCTCGTCCTCTCGGAGGAGGTGGACGAAGTCGTCCTTCCCGGCTACGAGGGCGAGTTCGGGGTGCTCCCGGGACACACACAATACCTGGCGATCCTGAACATCGGGATGCTGTGGTACCGGAAGGGGAGCCCGAAGACCAGGATCGCGTTGGGCGGCGGGTTCGCCGAGGTGAACCACGACCGGGTCGTGGTGATGGCCGACACGGCCGAGCGCGCCGACGAGATCGACGTAGAACGCGCCCAGCGCGCCAGGGACCGCGCCGAGGCCCGCCTGAAAGAGCTGTCGTTGGACGATGAAACGTACGCGAAGGCCTACGCGGAGCTGCAGCGGGCGCTGGTACGGATGGCGACGGGCGCCGGGGAATAG
- a CDS encoding MXAN_5187 C-terminal domain-containing protein has protein sequence MADGLKEMLDRMELDLIALKHEYDLFFNGKRRAEPMKERKELETKLLVGSRRAIVGNADQLRFNNISGRYWAYANLWTRTMRDLEEGRIHRDSRGSVKRESKERREPVDPENIGRTAEALLDARRSCGLAGDPSDIPSLRETLYARALEISASAGGKKVEFLVSIEGGKPKVKAVLS, from the coding sequence GTGGCGGACGGTTTGAAGGAGATGCTCGACCGGATGGAGCTGGACCTCATCGCTCTCAAGCACGAGTACGACCTCTTCTTCAACGGGAAGCGGCGGGCCGAGCCGATGAAGGAAAGAAAGGAACTGGAGACGAAACTCCTGGTCGGAAGCCGACGGGCGATCGTCGGGAACGCGGACCAGCTCCGGTTCAACAACATCTCGGGCAGGTATTGGGCCTACGCCAACCTCTGGACGCGGACGATGCGGGACCTCGAGGAAGGACGGATCCACCGCGATTCCAGGGGGAGCGTCAAGCGGGAATCGAAGGAACGAAGGGAACCGGTGGATCCGGAAAATATCGGCCGGACGGCGGAAGCCCTGCTGGACGCCCGGCGATCGTGCGGCTTGGCCGGAGACCCTTCGGACATCCCCTCGCTTCGGGAGACGCTCTACGCGCGGGCGCTGGAGATCTCTGCGTCCGCCGGGGGAAAGAAGGTGGAATTCCTCGTAAGCATCGAGGGAGGGAAACCGAAGGTGAAGGCGGTATTGAGCTAG
- the glmU gene encoding bifunctional UDP-N-acetylglucosamine diphosphorylase/glucosamine-1-phosphate N-acetyltransferase GlmU: MKGISAILLAAGQGKRMKSSLPKVAHLVLGKPVVWHVAQAARAAGIREMVFVLGYGRDKILPVVEAFGGKVAIQESQFGTGDAARCGLAELSAGAKEVVVLCGDAPLLRPATIRALLAARRRQEAPASVLTGVLDDPTGYGRIVRGDDGSVARIVEEKDANAVLRKVREVNSGTYAFDRVFLERGLPRLSDVNAQREYYLTDLVLEALAEGKRVVPLAAGEPDEVRGINSRRELADATRILLERKLDELMASGVTLVDPRRTYIETGVSVGQDTVIDPGVTLLGATRVGRGVRIQTGCVVDGSVLSDGVEMKPYTVIARSTVRKGAILGPFSHLRPETAIGEGVHIGNFVEVKKSRIGKGSKANHLSYLGDATIGKKVNVGAGTITCNYDGIHKHPTVLGDGVFVGSDTMLVAPVTVGKGALIGAGSTITRNVPSYALALCRAEQKNIEGWVARKRPELLKKAGLSAPAAKKGKK, from the coding sequence ATGAAAGGGATTTCGGCGATTCTCCTGGCCGCGGGGCAAGGCAAGCGGATGAAGTCCTCCCTTCCCAAAGTGGCCCATCTCGTTCTAGGGAAGCCGGTGGTGTGGCACGTCGCGCAGGCGGCGCGCGCCGCGGGGATACGCGAGATGGTCTTCGTCCTCGGGTATGGCCGGGACAAGATTCTTCCCGTCGTGGAAGCGTTCGGCGGGAAGGTGGCGATCCAGGAGAGCCAGTTCGGGACGGGGGACGCGGCCCGATGTGGCCTGGCCGAACTTTCCGCGGGGGCGAAGGAAGTCGTTGTGCTTTGCGGTGACGCCCCGCTCCTGCGGCCCGCGACGATTCGCGCGCTCCTCGCGGCCCGCCGCCGTCAGGAGGCCCCGGCATCGGTGCTGACGGGCGTTCTCGACGACCCGACCGGATACGGCCGGATCGTTCGCGGCGATGACGGATCGGTCGCCAGAATCGTGGAGGAGAAAGACGCGAATGCCGTGCTCCGCAAGGTCCGGGAAGTGAACTCGGGGACGTACGCCTTCGACCGGGTCTTCCTCGAGCGGGGGTTGCCGCGCCTCTCCGATGTGAACGCCCAGCGGGAGTATTACCTGACCGACCTTGTCCTCGAAGCGCTCGCCGAAGGGAAGCGGGTGGTCCCGTTGGCGGCGGGGGAACCGGACGAAGTGCGGGGGATCAACTCCCGGCGGGAGCTGGCCGACGCGACGCGGATCCTCCTGGAACGGAAACTCGATGAACTGATGGCGTCCGGCGTCACCTTGGTGGACCCGCGGCGGACGTACATCGAGACGGGAGTCTCCGTCGGACAGGACACGGTCATCGATCCGGGAGTGACGCTGCTCGGCGCGACGCGGGTCGGCCGGGGAGTGCGGATCCAGACCGGGTGCGTGGTGGACGGCAGCGTCCTTTCGGACGGGGTGGAGATGAAACCGTATACCGTGATCGCGAGATCCACGGTGAGAAAGGGGGCTATTCTTGGCCCGTTCTCACACTTGCGACCGGAGACTGCCATCGGCGAGGGAGTGCACATCGGGAACTTCGTCGAGGTGAAGAAGAGCCGGATCGGCAAGGGATCCAAGGCGAACCACCTTTCCTATCTCGGGGACGCCACCATCGGGAAGAAGGTCAACGTGGGCGCGGGGACGATCACCTGCAACTACGACGGCATCCACAAGCACCCCACGGTGCTCGGGGACGGGGTCTTCGTCGGGAGCGACACGATGCTGGTCGCGCCGGTCACAGTCGGCAAGGGGGCCTTGATCGGGGCGGGATCGACGATCACCAGGAACGTACCCTCCTACGCGTTGGCGCTGTGCCGGGCGGAGCAGAAGAATATCGAGGGATGGGTCGCCCGCAAGAGGCCGGAGCTTCTCAAAAAAGCGGGACTCTCCGCCCCCGCGGCGAAGAAGGGAAAGAAGTGA
- the glmS gene encoding glutamine--fructose-6-phosphate transaminase (isomerizing) produces MCGIVGYTGPNPCVEILVDGLRRLEYRGYDSAGVAIQTGRGIAVRKSQGKISRLMQRIAKEPVSGTCGVGHTRWATHGRPSDENAHPHLAGHVAVIHNGIVENHRTLKEKMIAKGRIFSSETDTEVIAHLLDEYVSAGMPLEQAVRKTVAELRGSYAFLAVTDREPGTLVGARLNCPLVVGLGEGEFFLASDLTAFLSHTRDVLFLDDGEMVIATPAGVRINDFLGRPREHAPQRIDWSSSMAEKGGYRHFMLKEIHEQPRAILDTLAGRMLPETGEVFFETLPLSIERITSLKKVILVACGTSWHAALVGKFMIEGLARIPVEVDLGSEYRYRDPVVEEGTLCVAISQSGETADTLAGMREAKAKGATTVSICNVVASTVARESDGVIYTHAGPEIGVASTKAFTTQLVALYLMAIHLARERGILTQREVSLHLIDLSELPRKIEEFLKREPEVAAVARKYKDARDFLYLGRGISYPIALEGALKLKEISYIHAEGYPAGEMKHGPIALIDERMPVLVLCAKGESYEKTFSNLEEAHARGGRMIVVGTEGDDILKGKTEDVIYLPPCGRYARPILEVVPLQLLAYHMAVLKGTDIDQPRNLAKSVTVE; encoded by the coding sequence ATGTGCGGCATCGTCGGATACACCGGTCCCAACCCATGCGTGGAGATCCTGGTGGACGGCCTGCGGCGGCTGGAGTACCGCGGGTACGATTCGGCGGGGGTCGCGATCCAGACCGGCAGGGGAATCGCCGTCCGAAAATCGCAGGGGAAGATCTCCCGTCTGATGCAGCGTATTGCGAAGGAACCGGTTTCGGGAACGTGCGGTGTGGGGCATACGCGGTGGGCCACCCACGGACGCCCCTCCGACGAGAACGCGCACCCGCACCTGGCGGGTCATGTCGCCGTCATCCACAACGGGATCGTGGAGAACCACCGGACGCTCAAGGAGAAGATGATCGCGAAGGGCCGCATCTTCTCCTCGGAGACGGACACCGAGGTGATCGCCCATCTTCTGGATGAGTACGTCTCGGCGGGGATGCCGCTCGAGCAGGCGGTTCGCAAGACCGTCGCGGAGCTTCGCGGATCGTACGCTTTCCTTGCGGTGACCGACCGGGAGCCGGGGACGCTGGTGGGCGCGCGCCTGAACTGCCCGCTGGTCGTCGGGCTGGGAGAAGGGGAGTTCTTCCTCGCCTCCGACCTGACGGCGTTTTTATCCCATACGCGGGACGTGCTCTTCCTCGACGACGGGGAGATGGTGATTGCCACGCCGGCGGGCGTGCGGATCAACGACTTCCTGGGCAGGCCGCGGGAACACGCACCGCAGCGGATCGACTGGTCCTCCTCGATGGCGGAGAAAGGCGGCTACCGCCACTTCATGCTGAAGGAGATCCATGAACAGCCGAGGGCGATCCTCGACACCCTCGCGGGCCGGATGCTGCCGGAGACGGGCGAGGTCTTTTTCGAAACGTTGCCGCTCTCCATCGAACGGATCACCTCCCTGAAAAAAGTGATCCTCGTCGCCTGCGGGACATCGTGGCATGCCGCCCTCGTCGGAAAGTTCATGATCGAGGGGCTGGCGCGGATCCCCGTCGAGGTGGACCTCGGGTCGGAGTACCGGTACCGCGACCCCGTGGTGGAGGAAGGGACCCTGTGCGTCGCCATCTCCCAGTCCGGCGAGACGGCGGACACCCTTGCAGGGATGCGGGAGGCGAAGGCGAAGGGGGCGACCACGGTTTCCATCTGCAACGTCGTCGCGTCCACGGTCGCGCGGGAATCGGACGGTGTGATCTACACCCATGCCGGCCCGGAGATCGGGGTGGCCTCCACGAAGGCGTTCACCACCCAGTTGGTGGCGCTCTACCTCATGGCGATCCACCTGGCGCGGGAGCGCGGGATCCTGACCCAGCGGGAAGTCTCCCTTCACCTCATCGACCTGTCCGAGCTGCCGCGAAAGATCGAGGAGTTTCTGAAGCGCGAGCCGGAGGTTGCGGCCGTCGCGAGGAAATACAAGGATGCGCGCGACTTCCTGTATCTGGGCCGCGGCATCTCCTACCCCATCGCCCTCGAAGGGGCGCTGAAGCTGAAGGAGATCTCTTACATCCACGCGGAAGGGTACCCCGCCGGGGAGATGAAGCACGGCCCGATCGCGCTGATCGACGAGCGGATGCCGGTGCTGGTGCTGTGCGCGAAGGGGGAGAGCTACGAAAAGACGTTCTCCAACCTGGAGGAGGCGCACGCCCGCGGCGGGCGGATGATCGTCGTTGGGACGGAGGGGGACGACATCCTGAAAGGGAAGACGGAGGATGTGATCTACCTTCCCCCCTGCGGACGGTACGCTCGGCCGATCCTCGAGGTGGTGCCGCTCCAACTGCTCGCGTACCACATGGCGGTTCTCAAAGGCACCGACATCGACCAGCCCCGGAACCTCGCCAAATCGGTGACAGTGGAGTAG
- a CDS encoding universal stress protein, producing MFSKILVPLDGSSLSEKALDPAVEMASKNDSEIILLEAVQDSLVAVPEARYHVPPKEVYRSAVMSMKYLRNIASRLRMEGIRVRCHVLEGDPCSSILSYAHNEDVDVIVMSTHGRSGLSRMVMGSVASKVATTTHRPVVLVKDFHSASKVHEHAA from the coding sequence ATGTTTTCCAAGATTCTGGTTCCCCTGGATGGATCGTCTCTCTCGGAAAAGGCCCTCGACCCCGCTGTGGAAATGGCGAGCAAGAACGATTCCGAAATCATCCTCCTGGAGGCCGTTCAGGATTCCCTGGTGGCCGTCCCTGAGGCCCGCTACCACGTCCCTCCCAAGGAGGTCTACCGGTCCGCCGTCATGAGCATGAAGTATCTCCGGAACATCGCAAGCCGGTTGCGCATGGAAGGGATCAGGGTCCGATGCCATGTGCTTGAAGGCGACCCGTGTTCCTCGATCCTCTCCTACGCGCACAATGAAGACGTGGACGTCATTGTGATGAGCACCCACGGACGTTCCGGACTCTCGCGGATGGTCATGGGGAGCGTCGCCTCCAAGGTGGCGACCACAACGCATCGCCCGGTAGTGCTGGTGAAGGATTTCCATTCCGCCTCGAAGGTGCACGAACACGCGGCCTGA
- a CDS encoding helix-turn-helix domain-containing protein, which translates to MARDRQATEKKILRAVGDILAHEGFHKFGINAVAREARVDKVLIYRYFGGMPDLLRVYAKAGTYWPTIEEVAGGDPERLRGKPLNEKVATLLCHFARAIRMRPVTLEILAWETIERNEMAKVLAKVREDFWRDLSRLFVGDQEVPAGDMAAIVSILTAGINYLAVRSRKVGRYGDVNIRSEEGWRRLESAILTICERCIGSREAA; encoded by the coding sequence ATGGCCCGGGATCGTCAGGCGACTGAAAAGAAGATCCTCCGCGCGGTGGGGGATATCCTCGCCCACGAGGGGTTCCACAAATTCGGGATCAATGCCGTGGCCCGGGAAGCCCGGGTGGACAAGGTCCTGATCTACCGGTACTTCGGGGGAATGCCGGATCTGCTCCGGGTATACGCGAAGGCCGGTACGTACTGGCCGACGATCGAGGAGGTCGCGGGCGGGGATCCGGAGCGGCTCCGGGGGAAACCTCTCAACGAGAAGGTGGCCACCCTGCTGTGCCATTTCGCCCGGGCGATCCGGATGCGGCCCGTGACACTGGAGATCCTTGCCTGGGAAACCATCGAGCGGAACGAGATGGCGAAGGTGCTGGCGAAGGTCAGGGAAGACTTCTGGAGAGATCTGTCCCGGTTGTTCGTCGGCGACCAGGAGGTGCCCGCCGGCGATATGGCGGCCATCGTATCGATTCTTACGGCGGGGATCAATTACCTCGCGGTCCGGTCGCGCAAGGTCGGCAGGTACGGCGACGTGAACATTCGTTCGGAGGAAGGATGGCGTCGTCTCGAGTCCGCCATCCTCACCATCTGCGAACGGTGTATCGGATCCCGGGAAGCGGCCTGA
- a CDS encoding cupin domain-containing protein yields MSDPVFARPKKDPEFDSKRFLPRPLFESPEMKVVRATFRAGQFIPVHAPDVHVALYIVSGEGEVVAGKERRSVKEGDLIVVPRKMRRGVKAKTDMIILHVVSPSPTQADHADMGERIARGEFELPA; encoded by the coding sequence ATGAGCGATCCAGTGTTCGCGAGGCCGAAGAAGGATCCCGAATTCGATTCGAAACGTTTCCTGCCGCGTCCCCTGTTCGAGAGTCCCGAGATGAAAGTGGTCCGCGCCACGTTCCGAGCCGGACAGTTCATCCCCGTCCACGCCCCGGATGTGCACGTGGCCCTCTACATCGTCTCCGGGGAGGGGGAAGTGGTTGCGGGGAAGGAGCGGCGTTCCGTAAAGGAAGGGGATCTCATCGTCGTCCCGAGGAAGATGCGCAGGGGCGTCAAGGCAAAGACCGACATGATCATTCTGCATGTCGTCTCGCCGTCCCCGACGCAGGCCGACCACGCGGACATGGGGGAGCGGATCGCTCGCGGGGAGTTCGAGCTCCCCGCGTGA
- the hgcC gene encoding HgcAB-associated protein HgcC, whose protein sequence is MKGQAKGETCCVPPSLGGCKVESLVTVDDRGQMVLPKDLRDKAGIRGGDKLAVIGWEKEGKVCCLSLIRVEELSTMVKGMLGPLMGDLLPKG, encoded by the coding sequence ATGAAGGGGCAAGCGAAGGGCGAAACGTGCTGCGTACCGCCGTCGTTGGGCGGCTGCAAGGTCGAGTCCCTGGTGACCGTGGACGATCGGGGGCAGATGGTCCTCCCCAAGGATCTCCGGGACAAGGCGGGGATCCGGGGTGGTGACAAGCTGGCGGTGATCGGCTGGGAAAAAGAGGGGAAGGTGTGCTGCCTCTCGCTGATCCGGGTGGAGGAACTCAGCACGATGGTCAAGGGTATGCTCGGTCCCCTGATGGGAGACCTGCTCCCGAAGGGGTGA
- the hgcA gene encoding mercury methylation corrinoid protein HgcA → MNGGCCAPPTSKTVPCCGGGSLPMTVIRYEDSYVDGQVETPAGPVPRVHSRIESRDLLGRWKVRWGIGRDRYRVRPGLYALGAPDGNAPVLVTANYKLTFDIVRSVGAGLDAWILVLDTRGINVWCAAGEGTFGTEEVIRRVAEARLSQVVVHRRLILPQLGAPGVAAHEVRKACGFSVVYGPVRARDIRSFLEAGMTASPAMRRVVFPTMDRLVLTPVEITGSLRPAGWAAVGLFLLAGVGPGVFSLGAAWERGFTAVAALAAGILAGAVVTPVLLPWLPGRAFSVKGGLSGVVLAACAVLWQRGSLHTPAALALLLAMTAVSSFVAMNFTGATPFTSPSGVEKEMRRALPVQAGMTVLAGLLWVGGAFLR, encoded by the coding sequence ATGAACGGGGGGTGTTGTGCGCCACCAACCTCGAAAACGGTTCCGTGCTGCGGTGGGGGATCGCTGCCGATGACCGTGATCCGCTATGAGGATTCGTATGTGGACGGGCAGGTGGAAACGCCGGCCGGACCGGTTCCCCGCGTCCATTCTCGAATCGAAAGTCGCGACCTCCTGGGCCGTTGGAAGGTTCGGTGGGGGATCGGAAGGGACCGCTACCGCGTTCGCCCGGGGCTGTACGCGCTGGGGGCCCCGGACGGGAACGCACCCGTCCTGGTCACCGCCAATTACAAATTGACCTTCGACATCGTGCGCAGCGTCGGGGCGGGGCTGGATGCCTGGATCCTGGTCCTCGACACCCGGGGGATCAATGTCTGGTGCGCCGCCGGGGAGGGGACCTTCGGAACCGAAGAGGTGATCCGCAGGGTAGCGGAGGCGCGGCTATCCCAGGTGGTGGTCCATCGCAGGCTCATCCTCCCGCAGCTTGGTGCGCCCGGAGTCGCCGCACACGAGGTCCGGAAGGCATGCGGTTTCTCGGTGGTGTACGGTCCGGTACGCGCCCGGGACATCCGCTCGTTCCTCGAGGCCGGGATGACGGCGTCTCCGGCGATGAGAAGGGTCGTTTTCCCCACGATGGATCGGCTCGTGCTGACGCCGGTCGAGATCACCGGTTCGTTGCGCCCCGCGGGTTGGGCGGCGGTCGGGTTGTTCCTGCTCGCGGGGGTCGGACCCGGGGTTTTCTCCCTCGGGGCCGCATGGGAGCGGGGGTTCACCGCCGTGGCGGCGCTCGCGGCCGGGATCCTGGCCGGCGCCGTGGTGACTCCGGTGCTTCTCCCCTGGCTTCCCGGGCGGGCCTTTTCGGTCAAGGGGGGCCTGTCGGGGGTTGTTCTTGCAGCGTGTGCGGTGCTGTGGCAACGAGGAAGTTTGCACACGCCCGCCGCGCTGGCGCTGCTGCTCGCGATGACGGCGGTCTCGTCGTTCGTCGCCATGAATTTCACCGGGGCGACGCCGTTCACGTCCCCGTCCGGCGTGGAGAAGGAGATGCGACGGGCCCTGCCCGTCCAGGCGGGCATGACGGTGCTGGCCGGACTCCTCTGGGTCGGGGGAGCGTTTCTCCGTTGA
- the hgcB gene encoding mercury methylation ferredoxin HgcB, with amino-acid sequence MDGFRYLDGVATLRLADAACIGCGRCEEVCPHGIFAVAEGKARILDRDACMECGACAMNCPTKAISVTPGVGCAAAIMNGWLSGSKPSCGCGG; translated from the coding sequence ATGGACGGGTTTCGGTATCTGGACGGTGTCGCCACCTTGCGGCTCGCCGACGCCGCCTGCATCGGGTGCGGGAGGTGCGAGGAGGTATGCCCTCACGGGATCTTCGCCGTGGCGGAGGGGAAGGCGCGGATCCTCGACCGCGATGCCTGCATGGAGTGCGGTGCGTGCGCGATGAATTGCCCGACGAAGGCGATCTCGGTGACCCCGGGCGTGGGGTGCGCCGCCGCGATCATGAACGGTTGGCTTTCCGGCTCGAAGCCTTCCTGCGGCTGCGGCGGGTAG
- the msrA gene encoding peptide-methionine (S)-S-oxide reductase MsrA — MKSFIFGLLALPLTLLAADTVKAAGKLEKADFAGGCFWCMEHPFDALPGVVSVTSGYTGGQKKNPTYKEVSAGGTGHAESVQVVYDPSKITYGKLLDVYWHNIDPTTKDRQFCDSGHQYRSAIFYHTEEQHREALQSKEALEKSKPFKEPVVTEIVPASEFYPAEEYHQHYYKKNPIRYWYYRNGCGRDQRLKELWGKAAGGEK, encoded by the coding sequence ATGAAATCGTTCATCTTCGGATTGCTGGCGCTACCGTTGACGCTCCTCGCGGCCGACACCGTCAAGGCCGCCGGTAAACTCGAAAAAGCCGACTTTGCCGGGGGCTGTTTCTGGTGCATGGAGCACCCCTTCGACGCCCTTCCCGGCGTCGTTTCGGTTACGTCCGGCTACACGGGCGGACAGAAGAAGAATCCCACCTATAAAGAGGTTTCGGCCGGGGGGACCGGCCACGCGGAGTCGGTGCAGGTCGTTTACGACCCGTCCAAGATAACCTACGGGAAGCTTCTCGACGTCTATTGGCACAACATCGATCCGACGACGAAGGACCGTCAGTTCTGCGATTCGGGACACCAGTACCGGTCGGCGATTTTCTACCACACGGAGGAACAGCACCGCGAGGCGCTGCAGTCGAAAGAGGCGTTGGAAAAGTCGAAGCCCTTCAAGGAACCGGTGGTCACTGAGATCGTCCCCGCCAGTGAATTTTACCCGGCGGAGGAGTACCACCAGCACTACTACAAGAAGAACCCGATCCGGTACTGGTATTACAGAAACGGATGCGGCCGGGACCAGCGGCTCAAGGAACTTTGGGGGAAGGCGGCCGGAGGAGAAAAGTAG